The Virgibacillus phasianinus genome includes a window with the following:
- the pdaB gene encoding polysaccharide deacetylase family sporulation protein PdaB encodes MGYFYVWHFSRWKRFLYILLFALIAAVIIWSESTGSYSVFSTSDEPAAFVKGSSKEPNIALTFNISWGEEKVFDILKQLKEEDVQATFFVSGEWAERHPDILEKIKKNNHELGMLGYRYKSYLEQEMDQVKKDLLHAKEIFKKLGYENVTLMRAPSGHINKEIIKMAEGLGLKVVHWKVDADDWENPGTQKIVDTILKETSNGDVILLHASDSVKQTASALDQILPELKNKGFKFVPVSELYNQAHSKAELVK; translated from the coding sequence ATGGGGTATTTTTATGTGTGGCATTTTTCACGATGGAAAAGGTTTCTTTACATCCTTTTATTTGCATTAATCGCTGCTGTTATTATTTGGTCTGAAAGCACCGGCAGTTATTCTGTATTTTCTACATCCGATGAGCCAGCAGCATTTGTAAAGGGAAGCTCAAAGGAACCTAATATTGCTTTAACATTTAACATAAGCTGGGGGGAGGAAAAGGTATTTGATATTCTCAAACAGCTAAAAGAAGAGGATGTACAGGCCACATTCTTTGTAAGCGGGGAATGGGCGGAACGACATCCGGACATACTTGAAAAAATTAAAAAAAATAATCATGAGCTTGGTATGCTTGGATATCGATATAAAAGTTATCTTGAACAGGAAATGGATCAAGTCAAAAAGGATTTGCTGCACGCAAAGGAAATTTTTAAGAAACTCGGATATGAAAATGTTACATTAATGCGTGCACCAAGCGGGCACATTAACAAAGAAATCATTAAAATGGCTGAGGGCTTAGGATTGAAGGTAGTTCATTGGAAGGTTGATGCGGATGACTGGGAGAACCCTGGTACACAGAAAATAGTTGATACGATTTTAAAGGAAACGTCAAATGGCGATGTGATATTATTACATGCATCCGATTCAGTAAAGCAAACTGCCAGCGCGCTTGACCAGATTTTACCAGAATTAAAAAATAAGGGATTTAAATTTGTTCCGGTATCTGAACTTTATAATCAGGCCCATTCTAAAGCAGAGCTGGTTAAATAA
- a CDS encoding KinB-signaling pathway activation protein: protein MNSRKWVGLFLKTLILGGVAGLITSFFVKTASYTRVLDPVDFFQLLGVVLFFLGLGFVFSLISQTGFFAYLFINQFGLGFFRSFWPTVQVLLVAFVVFDLVYFPYNANGKDSLGLYILMSAAILVYGWIIAKIKAKQTNQRAFVPALFLMVVMTAVEWVPGLRTSGTDYAWLMIIPLLVCNTYQLLVLHRLTNPEQKEQKANTKSKKG from the coding sequence GTGAATAGTCGTAAATGGGTGGGATTGTTTTTAAAAACATTAATACTGGGTGGAGTGGCTGGTCTAATTACCAGTTTTTTTGTGAAAACAGCATCCTACACAAGAGTGTTAGATCCAGTTGATTTCTTTCAATTGCTGGGCGTAGTCCTGTTCTTTCTCGGACTTGGGTTTGTTTTTAGTTTGATCAGTCAGACAGGCTTTTTTGCTTATTTATTTATAAATCAATTTGGTTTAGGATTTTTTCGTTCATTCTGGCCGACAGTGCAAGTGTTATTAGTTGCCTTTGTTGTGTTTGATTTGGTCTATTTTCCATACAACGCTAATGGCAAGGATTCACTTGGCCTATACATACTAATGTCTGCAGCAATCCTCGTATATGGATGGATCATTGCAAAAATCAAGGCCAAGCAGACAAATCAGCGGGCATTTGTACCGGCATTATTTTTAATGGTCGTGATGACGGCAGTCGAGTGGGTTCCGGGTCTGCGGACAAGCGGTACCGATTACGCCTGGTTAATGATTATACCTTTACTTGTATGTAATACATATCAACTACTGGTGCTGCACCGCTTAACGAATCCAGAACAAAAAGAACAAAAGGCAAACACAAAGTCAAAAAAAGGATAA